A single genomic interval of Pirellulales bacterium harbors:
- a CDS encoding class I SAM-dependent methyltransferase gives MQFLATTADHRSKHSWAAACRKKRFAHLHGLLSRLEGPVRILDVGGTPDYWLSLVEQIPANWHITLLNIELPAERHPDFQYLRGDARDLSQFADGSFEVVISNSVIEHVGQWSDQARMAAEVQRVGQRIYIQTPNRYFPIEPHFLTPGFQFLPEWAQVWLLQHVSLGTYGRVRDRAAAVELVREIRLLSGAEVRRLFPHASVTAEKVLGLNKSWIATAGWENPVAA, from the coding sequence ATGCAATTTTTAGCGACTACGGCGGATCATCGCAGCAAACACTCCTGGGCGGCGGCTTGTCGTAAAAAACGTTTCGCGCATTTGCATGGTTTGTTGAGCCGCTTAGAGGGGCCGGTGCGGATTTTGGACGTGGGGGGAACGCCCGATTACTGGCTAAGCCTGGTGGAACAGATTCCGGCGAATTGGCACATTACGTTATTAAATATTGAACTCCCCGCGGAGCGCCATCCGGATTTTCAGTATTTGCGGGGCGACGCCCGCGATCTGTCGCAATTTGCCGATGGCAGCTTTGAGGTGGTGATCTCGAATTCGGTGATTGAGCATGTCGGCCAATGGTCCGATCAGGCCCGGATGGCGGCGGAAGTCCAGCGGGTCGGACAGCGGATCTATATTCAAACGCCGAATCGCTATTTTCCCATTGAGCCGCACTTTTTGACCCCCGGTTTTCAGTTCCTGCCCGAATGGGCCCAAGTATGGTTGTTACAACATGTCTCCCTGGGAACCTATGGCCGCGTGCGTGATCGGGCCGCGGCGGTGGAACTGGTGCGGGAAATACGTCTTCTCAGCGGTGCGGAAGTCCGCCGTTTATTCCCGCATGCCTCTGTTACGGCGGAAAAGGTCCTAGGCCTCAATAAATCGTGGATTGCCACCGCCGGCTGGGAAAACCCCGTTGCGGCGTAG